A genomic window from Myotis daubentonii chromosome 4, mMyoDau2.1, whole genome shotgun sequence includes:
- the ZNF48 gene encoding zinc finger protein 48 isoform X2: protein MSRADEFEPTPQEDDLGFKEEDDLAPGHEVGNASLKPEGIQTWDDLWVQREGPGKPQARDRGPRLLGEPRWGQASDRAAVCGECGKSFRQMSDLVKHQRTHTGEKPYKCGVCGKGFGDSSARIKHQRTHSGEKPYRARPPTQGPPKIPRSRVPAGERPTICGECGKSFRQSSDLVKHQRTHTGEKPYKCGICGKGFGDSSARIKHQRTHRGEQPPRPMVPRRPPSRAATAAAQGPKAQDKPYICTDCGKRFVLSCSLLSHQRSHLGPKPFGCDVCGKEFARGSDLVKHLRVHTGEKPYLCPECGKGFADSSARVKHLRTHTGERPHACPECDCTFSLSSTLLRHRLTHMEPQDFSFPGYPLAPLIPSPPPSSSSPPPPLGTSPPLTPRSPSHSGDGPFGLPGLEPEPRGPQAGEPPPPLAGDKPHKCPECGKGFRRSSDLVKHHRVHTGEKPYLCPECGKGFADSSARVKHLRTHRGEQARPPPPSTLLRPHNPPGPAPMAPRPRVRAQPSGLSQPHVCGFCGKEFPRSSDLVKHRRTHTGEKPYKCAECGKGFADSSARIKHQRGHLVLRPFGTGGGLARPLKEEPPVELE from the coding sequence CTGGGATGACTTGTGGGTCCAGAGAGAGGGACCAGGAAAACCTCAGGCTCGAGACAGAGGCCCCCGGCTCCTGGGAGAACCACGCTGGGGCCAGGCTAGTGATCGGGCTGCTGTATGTGGCGAGTGCGGCAAGAGCTTTCGGCAGATGTCGGATCTGGTGAAACATCAGCGGACACACACCGGGGAGAAACCCTACAAGTGTGGGGTCTGCGGCAAGGGCTTTGGGGATAGCTCTGCCCGGATCAAACACCAGCGAACTCATAGTGGCGAAAAGCCCTACAGAGCCAGACCGCCAACACAGGGCCCTCCAAAGATTCCTAGGTCCAGGGTGCCTGCCGGGGAGCGCCCCACTATCTGTGGTGAATGTGGCAAGAGCTTCCGGCAGAGCTCAGACCTGGTGAAGCACCAGCGGACAcacacgggcgagaagccctACAAGTGCGGCATCTGTGGCAAGGGCTTTGGTGACAGTTCTGCTCGCATCAAGCACCAGCGAACACACCGTGGGGAGCAGCCCCCCCGGCCCATGGTGCCCCGGCGGCCGCCGTCTCGAGCAGCCACAGCAGCCGCACAGGGACCCAAAGCCCAGGACAAGCCATATATCTGCACGGATTGCGGCAAAAGATTTGTGCTCAGCTGCAGTCTTCTGAGCCACCAGCGCAGTCACCTGGGGCCCAAACCTTTTGGCTGTGATGTGTGTGGAAAGGAATTTGCCCGGGGCTCAGACCTGGTGAAGCACCTTCGGGTGCACACGGGAGAGAAGCCCTacctctgccctgagtgtggcaAGGGCTTCGCCGACAGCTCTGCCAGGGTCAAGCACCTCCGCACCCACACTGGCGAGAGGCCTCAcgcctgccctgagtgtgactgcaCCTTCAGCCTCAGCTCCACGCTTCTCCGCCACCGCCTGACTCACATGGAGCCGCAGGACTTCAGCTTCCCAGGCTACCCCCTGGCTCCCCTGatccccagcccaccccccagctccagctccccgCCACCTCCTCTTGGTACCAGCCCCCCGCTGACACCTCGAAGCCCTTCGCACTCAGGTGACGGGCCTTTTGGCCTGCCTGGCTTGGAGCCAGAGCCCAGGGGCCCACAGGCTGGGGAGCCACCCCCACCACTCGCAGGTGACAAGCCCCACAAGTGCCCCGAGTGTGGCAAGGGCTTCCGCCGAAGCTCAGACCTGGTGAAACACCATCGGGTGCACACGGGGGAGAAGCCCTATCTCTGCCCTGAGTGCGGCAAGGGTTTTGCTGACAGCTCAGCCCGAGTCAAGCACCTCCGTACCCACCGCGGTGAACAGGCTCGGCCGCCACCACCATCCACTCTCCTGAGGCCACATAACCCCCCCGGCCCAGCGCCCATGGCCCCTCGACCCCGAGTCCGGGCCCAGCCCTCGGGACTCAGCCAGCCCCATGTGTGCGGCTTCTGTGGGAAGGAGTTCCCCCGGAGCTCAGACCTGGTCAaacacaggcgcacacacactGGGGAGAAGCCATACAAGTGTGCGGAGTGTGGCAAGGGTTTTGCTGACAGCTCTGCCCGGATCAAGCACCAGCGTGGGCATCTGGTCCTGAGGCCTTTTGGGACCGGGGGTGGTCTGGCAAGGCCCCTCAAGGAGGAGCCACCAGTGGAACTGGAAtga